The following proteins are co-located in the Limanda limanda chromosome 5, fLimLim1.1, whole genome shotgun sequence genome:
- the lgi3 gene encoding leucine-rich repeat LGI family member 3, which produces MMEPGPRWMRMICLSLLCLYLCLPRESNAKRAPKIPRCPATCSCTKDSAFCVDTKAIPKSFPPGIISLTMVNAAFTTIPEGAFSHLHLLQFLLLNSNTFTTVADDAFAGLSHLQYLFIENNDIQALSKYTLRGLKSLTHLSLSNNNLQQLPRDLFKHLDILTDLDLRGNSFRCDCKVKWLVDWMERTNTSVPAIYCASPFEFQGRRIQDLLPRDFSCISADFAVYETFPFHSVSVETYGFAGDHFVAFAQPESGFCTLFVWDHVELVFRSFHNITSRSAVYCKPVVINNTLYMVVAQLFGGSHIYKWEEGPLRFVKIQDIDTTRVRKPNFVDTFQLDEEWYFIVADSSKAGSTSIYRWNSNGFYSHQSLHPWHRDTHVEFLDVAGKPHLILSSASQPPVVYQWNRSQKQFAFHSLITELADVQMVKHFWVRKVLYLCLTRFIGDSKVLRWEGQRFIEVQTLPSRGSMSVYPFTVGLRQYLILGSDFSFSRVYLWDDLTQRFQPFQELNMRAPRAFSLVTVDNKDILLTASFKGSTLAYQHLLVDLSAK; this is translated from the exons ATGATGGAGCCGGGACCTAGATGGATGAGGATGATCTGCTTGTCCCTCCTGTGCCTGTATCTCTGCCTGCCGAGGGAATCGAACGCCAAGAGAGCCCCCAAGATACCACGCTGTCCTGCGACCTGCTCTTGCACCAAAGACAGTGCCTTCTGTGTGGACACCAAGGCCATCCCCAAGAGCTTCCCCCCTGGGATCATCTCTCT GACCATGGTGAACGCGGCCTTCACTACAATCCCAGAGGGAGCTTTCTCCCACCTTCACCTGCTACAGTTCCT GCTCTTGAACTCCAACACATTCACCACAGTCGCTGATGATGCCTTCGCTGGTCTGTCTCACCTGCAGTACCT GTTCATTGAGAATAATGACATCCAGGCTCTGTCAAAGTACACCCTCAGAGGACTCAAATCCTTGACTCATCT aTCTCTCTCAAATAACAACCTGCAGCAACTGCCCAGAGATCTCTTCAAACATCTAGACATCCTCACAGATTT AGACCTGAGGGGGAACTCTTTCCGCTGTGACTGTAAAGTCAAGTGGCTGGTTGACTGGATGGAGAGGACCAACACCTCTGTTCCTGCCATCTACTGTGCCAGCCCCTTTGAATTCCAGGGACGCAGAATCCAGGACCTCTTACCACGAGACTTCAGCTGCATCAGTGCAG ATTTTGCAGTGTATGAAACCTTCCCTTTCCACTCTGTGTCGGTGGAGACGTATGGGTTTGCAGGAGATCACTTTGTGGCCTTCGCTCAGCCTGAGTCCGGCTTCTGTACTCTGTTTGTGTGGGATCATGTGGAGCTGGTCTTCAGGAGCTTTCACAACATCACCT ctcGCTCTGCTGTGTACTGCAAACCTGTGGTGATAAACAACACACTTTACATGGTGGTGGCTCAGCTTTTTGGCGGATCTCATATCTACAA GTGGGAAGAGGGTCCGCTGCGCTTCGTGAAGATCCAAGACATAGACACCACTCGTGTGAGGAAGCCCAACTTTGTGGACACCTTCCAGCTGGATGAAGAGTGGTACTTCATTGTAGCAGACAGCTCCAAGGCAGGCTCCACCAGCATCTACCGCTGGAACAGCAACGGCTTCTACTCCCACCAGTCCCTCCATCCCTGGCATAGGGACACCCACGTGGAGTTCCTCGATGTGGCGGGAAAGcctcacctcatcctctccAGCGCCTCTCAACCCCCGGTGGTTTACCAGTGGAACCGAAGCCAGAAGCAGTTTGCCTTCCACTCTCTAATCACAGAGCTGGCCGACGTGCAGATGGTCAAACACTTCTGGGTGAGGAAAGTTCTCTACCTTTGCCTCACACGCTTCATTGGTGACTCCAAGGTCCTCCGCTGGGAAGGCCAGCGTTTCATTGAGGTCCAGACTCTGCCATCTCGGGGCTCAATGTCTGTGTATCCTTTCACTGTGGGTCTCCGCCAGTACCTCATTCTTGGAAGTGATTTCTCCTTCTCCAGAGTTTACCTGTGGGATGACCTCACACAGCGCTTTCAGCCCTTCCAGGAGCTCAACATGAGAGCACCGCGGGCGTTCAGTTTGGTCACCGTTGACAACAAGGACATTCTGCTGACCGCCAGCTTTAAAGGCAGCACCCTGGCCTACCAGCACCTGTTGGTGGATCTCAGTGCCAAGTAG